The following coding sequences are from one Psychrobacter sp. AH5 window:
- a CDS encoding iron-sulfur cluster-binding domain-containing protein, whose product MTTGYRPEIVQSAFINFISARLSPFWSLTTPRLRLQARYVLSDELIALQFEANQAFSRQVFASPNGWQGGQHIGLSVAIKGMYYQRYYSLIGLSKQPNALQHAITDDTLLGRSQSRHASPNQKSATITIAIKPQGLVSHYLTEQVAFGAIFACDMPAGDFTLQQSQIDRAQKTDRDTLSSSSPLLFIAGGSGITPMLGLITEALSQNRQVTLLYYHRGGSQNNKMSQTQTPFLAYWQHLVASYATFNYHIVNTNDTGSYLAGSRYLTAESLLALALPLSETIIFACGSKSLLSGLYQAIDEIDKRHQQLPADESPSKSSFSTKCGSLSNQPSLKNNLIIEHFGSALTSSKTDMANSSADKGANKNENAVQNDSVAPQMIYLRGRQQQFISDRPLLIAAEQAGIRLPYGCRQGICQLCRCQKISGIVKNIQTGKLSSNSYESIQTCNTVAMSEVVLAV is encoded by the coding sequence ATGACTACTGGCTACCGCCCAGAGATTGTTCAAAGCGCGTTTATTAACTTTATTAGCGCGCGGTTATCGCCTTTTTGGTCGTTGACTACTCCAAGACTACGCTTGCAGGCTAGATATGTGCTTAGCGATGAGCTGATTGCTCTGCAATTTGAGGCCAATCAAGCTTTTAGTCGGCAGGTTTTTGCCTCACCTAACGGTTGGCAAGGCGGTCAGCATATTGGTTTAAGCGTTGCTATCAAAGGTATGTATTATCAGCGTTATTATTCACTAATAGGCTTATCCAAACAGCCTAACGCGTTGCAGCATGCTATTACTGATGATACCTTGTTAGGCCGCTCACAGAGCCGTCATGCTAGCCCTAACCAGAAAAGCGCTACTATCACTATCGCTATCAAGCCGCAGGGATTAGTCTCCCATTATCTAACGGAACAAGTAGCGTTTGGAGCCATCTTTGCTTGCGACATGCCAGCGGGCGATTTTACTCTACAGCAAAGCCAGATAGATCGGGCTCAAAAGACAGATAGAGATACGCTCTCTTCAAGCTCACCCTTATTGTTTATAGCTGGAGGCAGCGGTATTACGCCAATGCTAGGTTTAATCACCGAGGCGTTGAGCCAAAATCGGCAAGTCACCTTACTGTATTATCACCGCGGCGGCTCGCAAAACAATAAAATGAGCCAAACGCAAACGCCTTTTTTGGCTTATTGGCAGCACCTAGTCGCTAGCTACGCAACCTTTAATTATCATATCGTTAATACTAATGATACCGGTAGTTATCTAGCAGGAAGCCGTTATTTGACGGCGGAGAGCTTACTAGCATTAGCCCTACCTTTGTCAGAAACCATAATATTTGCCTGTGGTTCAAAGTCATTACTCTCAGGGCTGTATCAAGCTATAGATGAGATTGATAAACGTCATCAGCAGTTACCCGCTGACGAGTCTCCATCAAAATCGTCCTTTTCAACCAAGTGCGGTTCTTTGAGCAATCAGCCTTCCTTAAAGAACAACCTTATAATCGAGCATTTTGGTAGCGCTTTAACCAGTTCTAAGACTGATATGGCTAATAGCAGTGCTGATAAAGGTGCTAATAAAAATGAAAATGCGGTTCAAAACGATAGCGTAGCGCCGCAAATGATTTATCTGCGCGGACGCCAACAGCAGTTTATTAGTGATCGCCCCTTATTGATAGCTGCTGAGCAAGCCGGCATACGTCTACCTTATGGCTGTAGACAAGGTATTTGTCAGCTGTGTCGCTGCCAAAAGATAAGCGGTATCGTCAAAAATATTCAAACGGGCAAACTAAGTAGCAACAGTTATGAATCCATTCAAACTTGTAATACGGTTGCTATGAGTGAAGTGGTACTAGCTGTCTGA
- a CDS encoding acyl-CoA desaturase: MRLLPPVFTAKSAISPVSHDVAKTINVSHVSSDLNNTDAANALTPLTDPLTKTAIYPTLSGSYLPKEQTEALATELNELYKQVMDSLGSDDARYIQRVYSAVVYSELVARGLLAAAGRMSSWQKTTATWLLATSLLSFSKILNNMELGHNVMHGQFDWMQHPHLNSKKFDWDIVCPAPLWQHSHNFLHHTFTNIVGRDHDVGYHLIRVTDEQPWSPEDRYNLLKTAILALGFEWAVAFHDIQISADEYAHSPQFDDIMQAKSQALFAKIARQVGKDYVVLPATIGLLLGKRSAISTLSGNIIANITRNLWTWAVIFCGHFTDQAHIYAQLEDTNIQAESKGEWYVRQILGSSNIKGGKWFHILTGNLSHQIEHHIFPDMPANHYARIAPQVQDICKKYGLSYNTGRFGHQLKQVIGRIQHFSQPTEAERLSYLETQNANKHLKATKSVVGVALHYLSFTNLVTNYLPFKLRHL, translated from the coding sequence ATGCGCTTACTACCGCCTGTATTTACTGCAAAATCTGCTATTTCTCCTGTGAGTCATGATGTTGCTAAAACCATCAATGTTAGCCACGTATCCAGTGATCTTAACAACACAGACGCAGCCAATGCTTTAACTCCACTTACTGACCCTCTAACTAAAACAGCTATCTACCCTACTTTGTCTGGCAGCTACCTACCTAAAGAGCAGACTGAGGCTTTAGCTACTGAACTAAATGAGCTCTACAAACAGGTCATGGACTCTTTAGGTAGTGACGATGCGCGTTATATTCAGCGCGTCTATAGTGCTGTAGTTTATAGTGAGCTGGTTGCCCGTGGATTGTTAGCGGCGGCAGGACGCATGTCTTCTTGGCAAAAGACTACTGCGACTTGGTTATTAGCCACTTCATTGTTGAGCTTTAGTAAAATCCTTAATAATATGGAGCTTGGTCATAACGTTATGCACGGTCAGTTTGACTGGATGCAGCATCCCCATCTAAATAGTAAAAAGTTTGATTGGGATATCGTTTGCCCTGCCCCATTGTGGCAGCACTCGCATAATTTTTTGCATCACACCTTTACCAATATCGTCGGTCGCGATCATGATGTAGGCTATCATTTGATTCGAGTCACTGATGAGCAGCCGTGGTCGCCAGAGGATCGTTATAATTTACTAAAGACCGCTATTTTGGCTTTGGGATTTGAATGGGCTGTGGCTTTTCATGATATTCAAATCAGCGCCGATGAGTATGCTCACTCGCCGCAGTTTGATGATATTATGCAAGCCAAGTCGCAGGCGTTATTTGCCAAAATAGCTCGGCAAGTAGGCAAAGATTATGTGGTTCTACCAGCTACGATTGGACTGCTATTAGGTAAGCGTAGCGCTATAAGTACCTTGAGCGGCAATATTATTGCCAATATCACTCGTAACTTATGGACTTGGGCGGTGATATTTTGTGGCCATTTTACCGATCAAGCCCATATCTATGCTCAGCTTGAAGATACCAATATTCAGGCTGAAAGTAAGGGCGAATGGTACGTACGCCAAATACTAGGCTCTAGTAATATCAAGGGCGGCAAATGGTTTCATATCTTGACCGGTAACTTATCGCATCAGATTGAGCATCATATTTTCCCAGATATGCCCGCCAATCACTACGCTCGTATTGCCCCGCAAGTTCAGGATATCTGCAAAAAATATGGCCTATCGTACAATACTGGGCGTTTTGGTCATCAGCTCAAGCAAGTGATTGGCCGTATCCAACATTTTAGTCAGCCTACCGAAGCTGAACGCCTGTCTTACTTAGAGACTCAAAACGCTAACAAACATCTAAAAGCAACCAAAAGTGTCGTTGGAGTCGCGCTACATTATTTGTCATTTACTAACTTAGTGACTAACTATTTGCCTTTCAAATTACGTCATCTTTGA
- a CDS encoding GNAT family N-acetyltransferase: protein MSNQQTNNDIQIHHNEQANRFETTIEGQTGYISYQDRGEALVYDHTIVPQALGGRGVGSALVKHALDYARSHHKKVVPQCSFVDAYINKHPEYQDLV from the coding sequence ATGAGTAATCAACAAACTAACAATGACATACAAATTCATCATAATGAGCAAGCCAACCGCTTTGAGACTACGATCGAGGGTCAAACAGGCTATATCAGCTACCAAGATAGAGGTGAGGCTTTGGTCTACGATCATACTATCGTGCCACAAGCTTTAGGCGGTCGCGGTGTGGGCTCAGCATTAGTAAAACATGCGCTAGACTATGCTCGCAGTCACCATAAAAAAGTTGTGCCACAGTGCTCATTTGTGGATGCTTATATTAATAAACATCCTGAGTATCAAGATTTAGTCTAG
- a CDS encoding 4a-hydroxytetrahydrobiopterin dehydratase — translation MSSLSEKQVDLQLQELPGWQLDGQSIIKTFEFNDFIEAISFMNQAAFYAEAMEHYPEWQNIYNIVKVRLTTDDTNGISSLDIRLAKRMQHIVQPKRL, via the coding sequence ATGAGTAGTTTATCTGAAAAACAAGTCGATTTGCAGCTGCAAGAGCTGCCAGGCTGGCAGCTTGATGGTCAAAGTATCATAAAAACTTTTGAGTTTAATGATTTTATTGAAGCGATTAGCTTTATGAATCAAGCGGCGTTTTATGCAGAGGCAATGGAACATTATCCTGAATGGCAAAATATCTACAATATTGTAAAAGTACGCTTAACTACCGATGATACAAACGGTATCAGTAGTCTAGATATTCGCTTAGCTAAGCGTATGCAGCATATTGTTCAACCTAAAAGACTGTAG
- a CDS encoding DUF1328 domain-containing protein has translation MFRWAIIFAVIALIASLLGFGGVAGLSSNLAYIFLIVAVILFIVAFVGRKM, from the coding sequence ATGTTTCGTTGGGCTATTATTTTTGCAGTAATCGCGTTGATAGCAAGTTTATTAGGTTTTGGCGGGGTAGCAGGTCTATCTTCTAACCTAGCTTATATCTTCTTAATAGTCGCGGTTATTTTATTTATTGTGGCTTTTGTAGGCCGCAAGATGTAA
- a CDS encoding saccharopine dehydrogenase NADP-binding domain-containing protein: protein MANTAQNQTTNSAQDQQRPYAVVLYGATSFVGQITAKYLAEFLAESNEVKWAIAGRDEEKLKKLQSEISGAAAAGNVDIIIANSNDEASLDEMTKQAKVVISTVGPYLKYGEPLIKSCANHGTDYVDLTGEAIFIKDMLDKYQQTAKETGARIVNSCGFDSIPSDLGVYFTQQQAQKKFDKVCNEIHMRVKAAKGGLSGGTIASMATIFEEVGQDKSRRKQVANPYLLNDDSDAPNVRQNNVSKPEYDSKHNRWLAPFVMASINTRIVHRSNQLLGYDYGQDFKYDEAMWMKDGVKGQLTSYALSAGLLGFATTMMFKPSRELLTKHVLPKSGSGPSKSEQENGYFDIRFFGKAEGQDTINTKVTGDRDPGYGSTSRMLAQSALCLAQDISHDEVGGGFWTPASAMGDKLLNRLEQHAGLSFEVVADK, encoded by the coding sequence ATGGCTAACACTGCACAAAACCAAACGACTAACTCAGCTCAAGACCAGCAGCGCCCTTACGCGGTAGTGTTGTATGGTGCTACTAGCTTTGTAGGACAAATTACCGCTAAGTATTTGGCAGAATTTTTGGCAGAGTCTAATGAGGTCAAGTGGGCTATCGCTGGACGTGATGAGGAAAAATTAAAAAAACTTCAGTCTGAAATCAGTGGTGCAGCCGCTGCGGGTAATGTAGACATTATCATCGCTAATAGTAACGATGAGGCCAGTCTCGATGAGATGACTAAGCAGGCTAAAGTCGTTATCTCAACGGTAGGCCCTTATCTTAAATATGGCGAGCCGTTGATCAAATCTTGTGCCAATCACGGCACTGATTATGTCGATTTGACCGGTGAAGCGATATTTATCAAAGATATGCTGGATAAATACCAACAGACCGCCAAAGAGACTGGCGCGCGTATTGTCAACTCATGCGGCTTTGATTCTATTCCCTCCGATTTAGGCGTGTACTTCACTCAGCAACAAGCGCAAAAGAAGTTCGATAAGGTTTGTAATGAGATTCATATGCGCGTAAAAGCGGCTAAAGGCGGTTTGTCTGGCGGTACTATTGCCTCAATGGCGACCATCTTTGAAGAGGTTGGACAAGACAAATCTCGCCGTAAGCAAGTGGCCAATCCTTATTTACTTAACGATGATAGCGACGCGCCCAATGTACGTCAAAACAACGTCAGTAAGCCTGAATACGATAGTAAGCACAACCGCTGGTTAGCTCCTTTTGTGATGGCTAGTATTAATACGCGCATTGTCCATCGCAGTAACCAGCTGTTAGGTTATGACTATGGTCAAGACTTCAAGTACGACGAAGCGATGTGGATGAAAGATGGGGTCAAGGGTCAGCTGACAAGCTACGCACTCAGCGCTGGTCTGTTGGGTTTTGCTACCACTATGATGTTCAAACCTAGCCGCGAGCTTTTGACCAAACATGTTTTACCCAAATCTGGCTCTGGACCTTCTAAGTCTGAGCAAGAAAACGGCTATTTTGATATTCGCTTTTTTGGCAAGGCTGAAGGCCAAGATACTATTAACACCAAAGTGACGGGCGATAGAGATCCAGGCTACGGCAGCACCTCACGTATGCTTGCACAGTCGGCATTATGCTTAGCCCAAGATATCAGTCACGATGAGGTTGGTGGCGGTTTTTGGACGCCAGCATCAGCGATGGGTGACAAGCTACTAAACCGTTTAGAGCAGCATGCCGGTCTTAGCTTTGAGGTTGTAGCAGACAAATAA
- a CDS encoding Tex family protein: MSSTDSLTSSPVATNAHGLDATTHANIHDKLARALGIKTAQVNAFVKLYDEGATVPFIARYRKEKTQNLDDTQLRALEKSLNYERDMASRRLKITELLRAQDNLTDELQTRIDNASSKLELEDIYLPYRPRRRSPAAKARAAGLDKAAQALLTQELTPTEALADYQAPTSITDDSGNEIEVDFSDFDKQLAGVQAIIVDEWTQALDLLDNLRNGFAKTASIVSAVASDDKREVGEKFKDYFEHSEALARLPNHRLLAMLRGRQENVLGLKIEGEDAPFVEKIISHFNVDSTAPSERREFLIEAANSLWKDKWRPHIEHRLLTEKRLTAEADAIDVFANNLQHLLMSAPAGRKVILGVDPGIRHGVKMAIIDAQGHVMLDNDGKAVVATVYPFAPDNKMAEAKAVIDELLSTYKVDLVAIGNGTASRETDAMIKEILATNDTLKAKAVIVNESGASVYSASELASDELADLDVSVRGAVSIARRLQDPLSELVKVDPKAIGVGQYQHDVNQNQLADSLDKVTQDSVNAVGVDVNTASPAILAHIAGLNRNVAQQIVTYRKEHGAFASREALKEVPRLGVKTFEQAAGFLRVHGGDNPLDATGVHPESYELVNSLLAHTNKELSEIIGNDGLLNSIDTSAIAANDDNISVKAILEELAKPARDPRPEFKTANFRDDVNSIKDLSEGMVLEGVVTNVTAFGCFVDVGVHQDGLVHISQMANDFVADPMNRVKPGDIISVRVISIDEPRGRIGFSMKPETSKPEGRVQSAAAAKEKATTSTDKPKFTSDKRQANEDKRSAPRSKRSDKDRKTSNPQNRSAKPKAEAPSKIGTLGALLQEAGITKKK; encoded by the coding sequence ATGAGTAGCACTGATAGCTTAACGTCATCGCCAGTCGCAACCAATGCACACGGACTAGATGCAACCACACACGCGAATATTCACGACAAGCTTGCTCGCGCGCTTGGCATTAAGACAGCTCAAGTCAATGCGTTTGTCAAACTTTATGATGAAGGAGCAACCGTTCCTTTTATAGCGCGTTATCGCAAAGAAAAAACCCAAAACCTCGACGATACGCAGCTGCGAGCCTTGGAGAAGTCGCTAAATTATGAGCGCGATATGGCAAGTCGTCGCCTCAAAATCACTGAGTTACTACGCGCGCAAGATAATCTCACCGATGAGCTGCAAACTCGCATTGATAATGCAAGCTCCAAGCTTGAATTGGAGGATATCTATTTGCCTTATCGTCCGCGTCGCCGTTCACCAGCTGCTAAGGCTCGCGCTGCTGGTTTGGATAAAGCGGCACAAGCGCTGTTAACGCAAGAGCTAACGCCAACTGAAGCGCTAGCGGACTATCAAGCGCCTACTAGCATCACTGATGATAGCGGCAATGAGATCGAGGTTGATTTTAGCGACTTTGATAAGCAGCTAGCAGGTGTGCAGGCCATCATCGTTGATGAGTGGACGCAGGCTCTTGATCTACTCGATAATTTGCGTAACGGCTTTGCCAAAACCGCTAGTATAGTATCGGCGGTCGCAAGCGACGATAAGCGTGAAGTCGGTGAAAAATTCAAAGATTATTTTGAGCATAGTGAAGCACTAGCGCGTCTGCCTAATCATCGCCTATTAGCGATGTTACGTGGTCGCCAAGAAAACGTCTTAGGTCTCAAGATAGAAGGCGAAGATGCGCCTTTTGTTGAAAAGATTATTAGTCATTTTAATGTTGATAGCACCGCGCCTAGCGAGCGCCGTGAGTTCCTAATCGAGGCCGCCAATAGCTTGTGGAAAGACAAATGGCGTCCACATATCGAGCATCGTCTATTGACGGAGAAGCGCTTAACCGCAGAAGCAGATGCTATCGATGTGTTTGCCAATAACTTACAGCATTTATTAATGTCAGCGCCAGCAGGACGTAAAGTCATACTAGGAGTAGATCCTGGTATTCGCCACGGGGTAAAGATGGCTATCATCGATGCTCAAGGCCATGTAATGCTTGATAATGATGGCAAAGCAGTCGTTGCTACCGTGTATCCGTTTGCTCCTGATAATAAGATGGCTGAGGCAAAAGCCGTTATCGATGAATTATTAAGTACTTATAAGGTCGATTTGGTCGCTATCGGTAATGGCACCGCAAGCCGTGAAACTGACGCGATGATAAAAGAGATTTTGGCCACTAATGATACTCTAAAAGCCAAAGCGGTCATTGTCAATGAGTCAGGCGCGTCCGTTTATTCTGCTAGTGAGCTGGCAAGCGATGAATTGGCTGATTTGGATGTTTCAGTACGCGGCGCGGTCTCCATCGCTCGCCGGCTACAAGATCCGTTATCTGAGCTGGTTAAAGTAGATCCAAAAGCGATTGGGGTCGGTCAATATCAGCATGATGTCAACCAAAACCAACTGGCAGATAGCCTCGATAAAGTCACGCAAGATAGCGTGAATGCAGTTGGGGTCGATGTCAATACCGCAAGCCCTGCGATACTGGCGCACATTGCTGGTCTTAATCGTAATGTCGCGCAGCAGATTGTCACCTACCGCAAAGAGCACGGCGCTTTTGCTAGTCGTGAAGCGCTAAAAGAGGTACCGCGTTTAGGGGTGAAAACCTTTGAGCAAGCAGCAGGATTTTTGCGCGTGCATGGCGGCGATAATCCACTTGATGCCACGGGCGTGCATCCAGAGAGTTATGAGTTAGTCAATAGCTTGCTTGCGCATACTAATAAAGAGCTGAGCGAGATCATCGGTAATGATGGGCTGCTAAATAGCATCGACACTAGTGCTATCGCCGCTAATGATGATAATATCAGCGTCAAAGCAATATTAGAAGAGCTTGCCAAGCCGGCTCGTGATCCGCGTCCAGAGTTCAAAACCGCAAACTTTCGTGATGATGTAAACAGTATCAAAGATCTAAGCGAAGGAATGGTTTTAGAGGGCGTAGTGACCAATGTCACCGCTTTTGGTTGTTTCGTTGATGTCGGCGTTCATCAAGATGGGCTAGTACACATCTCGCAAATGGCCAATGACTTTGTCGCTGATCCTATGAACCGTGTCAAGCCAGGTGATATCATCAGCGTACGGGTAATCTCTATTGACGAGCCGCGTGGACGTATTGGTTTTAGCATGAAGCCTGAAACCTCAAAGCCTGAGGGCCGAGTACAGTCCGCAGCAGCGGCAAAAGAGAAAGCGACGACTAGCACTGATAAGCCAAAATTTACAAGCGATAAGCGTCAAGCTAATGAAGATAAGCGCTCAGCGCCACGTAGTAAACGTAGCGACAAAGACCGTAAGACGAGTAATCCGCAAAATCGTAGCGCAAAACCAAAAGCTGAAGCGCCTAGCAAAATTGGCACCTTAGGAGCGCTATTGCAAGAAGCGGGTATCACTAAAAAAAAGTAA
- the ompR gene encoding two-component system response regulator OmpR — MSDNKGPDTMTQRILVVDDDARLRSLLQRFLEDDGFVVRTAHDGSQMDKLMQRELFSLVVLDLMLPGEDGISICKRLRADNADIPIIMLTAKGGDADRIAGLDAGADDYLPKPFNPKELLARIKAVLRRQNRELPGAPSHQLEVVEFGPWTLDLSTRTLKRDGNVVTLTTGEFSVLKALVQHPREPLTRDKLMNLARGREWGAMERSIDVQVSRLRRLIEDNPSQARYIQTVWGVGYVFVPDEADANAEDE; from the coding sequence ATGAGTGACAATAAAGGCCCTGATACTATGACTCAGCGCATCTTAGTCGTTGATGATGACGCGCGCCTGCGCTCGCTACTCCAGCGCTTTCTAGAAGATGACGGTTTTGTGGTGCGTACCGCTCATGATGGCAGTCAGATGGATAAGCTCATGCAGCGCGAACTTTTCTCCTTGGTAGTATTGGACTTGATGTTGCCAGGTGAGGATGGCATTAGCATCTGTAAGCGCTTGCGTGCTGATAATGCTGATATTCCTATTATTATGCTAACGGCAAAAGGCGGCGATGCTGATCGTATCGCGGGTTTAGATGCTGGTGCTGATGATTATCTACCAAAACCCTTTAACCCAAAAGAGCTACTCGCCCGTATCAAAGCGGTACTACGTCGACAAAATCGTGAGCTACCCGGCGCGCCAAGTCATCAGTTAGAAGTGGTCGAATTTGGCCCTTGGACGCTTGATTTATCGACACGTACGCTCAAACGCGATGGTAATGTAGTGACTTTGACCACCGGTGAGTTCTCCGTCCTAAAGGCCTTAGTACAGCATCCTCGAGAGCCTTTGACTCGTGATAAGCTGATGAACCTAGCGCGTGGTCGTGAGTGGGGGGCGATGGAGCGCTCTATTGATGTACAAGTCTCGCGCTTGCGCCGCTTAATCGAAGACAACCCTTCACAAGCGCGTTATATCCAAACCGTTTGGGGCGTGGGTTATGTATTTGTGCCAGATGAGGCGGATGCTAACGCTGAAGACGAATAA
- a CDS encoding exopolysaccharide biosynthesis protein codes for MTDNNSSFHKSKVEVKHDQSCNKEDGHRHAHPAKNDSKAEHSSSERCSSNNDSADNSLTAVLEQLDPDNDAGKISIGEVMDELRSKGFGPLIFAPALIAIMPTGGIPGVPTVCGVLIILISIQMLFGKERPWLPQFVNNVSFDKDKLHKGVNIVSKATQWIDKVVKPRIESLSSNKAKKVAAALCVFAALAMIPLELVPFAVMIPAASVILFAIALITEDGYVFLAGLLLNLATIYFLVTQVLL; via the coding sequence GTGACAGACAATAACTCTTCTTTTCACAAATCCAAAGTCGAGGTAAAACACGATCAGTCTTGTAATAAGGAGGATGGGCATCGGCACGCTCATCCTGCGAAAAATGATTCAAAGGCAGAGCATTCTTCCTCAGAGCGTTGTTCCTCAAATAATGATTCGGCAGATAACAGCCTGACTGCTGTCCTTGAGCAATTAGATCCCGATAACGACGCTGGCAAGATAAGTATTGGCGAGGTTATGGATGAGCTACGCTCTAAGGGCTTTGGACCTCTAATATTTGCTCCGGCGCTCATTGCCATTATGCCAACTGGCGGTATTCCTGGTGTGCCGACAGTCTGCGGTGTGCTTATTATTTTAATTAGCATCCAGATGCTTTTTGGCAAAGAGCGGCCTTGGCTACCGCAATTTGTCAATAACGTCTCTTTTGACAAGGACAAGCTGCATAAAGGGGTAAATATCGTCTCAAAGGCTACCCAGTGGATAGATAAAGTAGTTAAGCCAAGAATTGAGTCGCTGTCTTCTAATAAAGCCAAAAAAGTCGCAGCAGCCCTTTGTGTTTTTGCCGCTCTTGCTATGATCCCGCTAGAGCTAGTGCCTTTTGCCGTTATGATTCCGGCCGCTTCTGTCATTTTATTTGCTATCGCTTTAATCACAGAAGATGGCTATGTGTTTTTAGCGGGTCTATTGCTAAATCTAGCGACTATTTATTTTTTAGTTACCCAAGTACTTCTATAA
- a CDS encoding DksA/TraR family C4-type zinc finger protein → MAGGWSRDGAEHEQMDATVNDALDRVRQALPKGESAEYCDECGEPIPEARRKAVPGVQHCIGCQNELEKVTKAAELFNRRGSKDSQLR, encoded by the coding sequence ATGGCAGGTGGATGGTCAAGAGATGGAGCAGAACATGAGCAAATGGATGCTACTGTTAACGATGCGCTAGATCGAGTCAGACAAGCGTTACCTAAAGGGGAGAGCGCAGAGTACTGTGATGAATGCGGTGAGCCGATACCTGAGGCGCGAAGGAAAGCGGTACCTGGCGTACAACATTGTATAGGCTGTCAAAACGAGCTTGAAAAAGTGACCAAAGCAGCGGAGTTATTTAATCGCCGCGGTAGTAAAGACAGTCAATTGCGCTAA
- a CDS encoding YciK family oxidoreductase produces the protein MSNSTSSPVNQNNNSSLSHEQIRNFVAADNCLAGKVILVTGAGAGIGRVAALTYARFGATVLLLGRTLSKLEAVYDEIETMGAQQPAILPMDLEKASYDEMQKLERLIDSEFGQLDGILNNAAILGNLTPLEMYDVDTFAKVMHINCTATFMLTQALLPLLKDAKNGSIVFTSSSVGTHPRAFWGAYALSKQAIEGMSDIFTQETKNTTNLRFNCINPGGTRTNMRAHAFPGESPMSLKTPEDIMGGYIALMSDESIGVRGQVVALQPKD, from the coding sequence ATGAGTAATTCTACAAGCAGTCCTGTAAACCAAAATAATAATTCCTCCTTAAGCCACGAGCAAATCCGTAATTTTGTTGCAGCAGATAACTGCTTAGCGGGCAAAGTTATCTTAGTGACTGGCGCTGGTGCTGGCATCGGCCGCGTAGCTGCCTTAACCTATGCTCGCTTTGGCGCAACCGTTTTATTGCTAGGCAGAACATTAAGTAAGCTTGAAGCGGTCTATGATGAGATTGAGACTATGGGCGCACAGCAGCCGGCTATCTTGCCTATGGATCTAGAAAAAGCCAGTTATGATGAGATGCAAAAGCTTGAGCGCCTGATCGATAGCGAATTTGGACAATTAGATGGTATTCTTAATAATGCCGCTATTTTGGGTAATTTAACGCCGCTTGAGATGTATGATGTTGATACCTTTGCCAAAGTAATGCACATCAATTGTACCGCTACCTTTATGCTCACCCAAGCCCTGCTACCGCTATTAAAAGATGCCAAAAACGGCTCTATTGTCTTTACCTCGAGCAGTGTCGGCACGCATCCACGCGCTTTTTGGGGGGCTTATGCGCTATCTAAGCAAGCGATAGAAGGCATGAGTGATATCTTCACCCAAGAAACTAAGAACACTACTAATTTGCGCTTTAATTGTATCAATCCGGGCGGCACTCGTACCAATATGCGCGCTCATGCTTTTCCTGGAGAGAGCCCTATGAGTCTAAAAACACCAGAAGATATCATGGGCGGTTATATCGCTTTGATGAGTGATGAAAGTATCGGCGTACGTGGACAAGTTGTCGCACTACAGCCTAAAGATTAA